A window of Lacibacter sediminis contains these coding sequences:
- a CDS encoding formimidoylglutamase, protein MQSFRFYNKEDVLTLTKIRRFETKLGERVQLPHSREQFEKILKESTARFALFGIPEDIGVKANEGVGGADTAWFPFLTAFLNIQSNDFLQGDEILLLGHFDFSHVESVIEENAHGHEEKLDAYRHAVHSIDEEVESLAKLITTYGKIPIVIGGGHNNAYPLIKGTAKGLHKAGKLQLAQINCINLDAHTDYRPVEGRHSGNAFRYAEEDGYLQKYCVIGVHENYIPQNVWIDIVNNPFFDLITYEDIFIHEKRNFIQAVAHATGFTEDTYTGLELDLDSIEHTLSSAFTPSGIGKLHARQYINFAATDAKAAYLHICEGASFLSDGRKSEGTGKLISYLVSDFVKAGLAP, encoded by the coding sequence ATGCAGTCATTTCGTTTTTACAACAAGGAAGATGTACTCACATTAACCAAGATCCGTCGTTTCGAAACCAAGCTGGGAGAAAGGGTGCAGTTGCCACACAGCAGGGAGCAGTTCGAAAAAATATTGAAAGAATCAACAGCCAGGTTTGCGTTGTTCGGTATACCGGAAGATATTGGTGTAAAAGCAAATGAAGGAGTGGGAGGTGCCGATACTGCATGGTTTCCTTTTCTCACCGCTTTCCTCAACATTCAAAGCAATGATTTTTTACAAGGTGATGAGATTCTGTTGCTGGGTCATTTCGACTTTTCACATGTTGAATCGGTGATCGAAGAAAATGCGCATGGTCACGAAGAAAAACTGGATGCCTACCGGCATGCTGTGCATTCAATCGATGAAGAAGTGGAATCGTTGGCAAAGCTGATCACAACTTATGGAAAGATCCCGATAGTTATTGGAGGTGGTCATAACAATGCCTATCCACTTATTAAAGGCACAGCAAAAGGACTACACAAAGCAGGTAAGCTTCAACTTGCACAGATCAATTGTATTAATCTTGATGCACATACCGATTATCGTCCGGTTGAAGGCCGGCATAGCGGCAATGCTTTTCGTTATGCAGAAGAAGATGGCTACCTGCAGAAGTATTGTGTAATTGGTGTGCATGAAAATTATATTCCGCAAAATGTGTGGATCGATATAGTGAACAATCCTTTTTTCGATCTCATTACTTACGAAGATATTTTTATTCATGAGAAACGTAATTTCATTCAGGCAGTAGCACATGCTACGGGCTTTACAGAAGATACGTATACGGGTTTAGAACTTGATCTTGATTCTATTGAACATACACTCAGCAGTGCATTTACACCAAGCGGTATTGGTAAGCTGCATGCAAGACAATACATCAATTTTGCAGCAACCGATGCAAAAGCCGCCTACCTGCATATATGTGAAGGTGCCAGCTTCTTAAGCGATGGACGTAAAAGCGAAGGCACAGGAAAACTCATCAGTTACCTGGTGAGCGATTTTGTAAAAGCAGGTCTTGCGCCTTAA
- a CDS encoding tetratricopeptide repeat protein, producing the protein MKFRLLLLALPAFVTALLAVQFTDRYQTTRQIAKLKKYKLENSIRCSPDWEALKDALEEVDIPPIPGAGSYKWKITTTNDSAQFYFNQGINMYYGFHIIEAMASFKKAEKFDATSAMIQWAKALAYGPNINDLGYAASPDALTAVNKALELSVNGTAVEKGLINAQAVRYSADSTQTREHLNQLYADKMQKLYEQFSSSADVAALYADALMLQHPWDLWFSNGKPKEWTPRIRTVLEKLLAVAPLHPGANHYYIHVMEPSPYASLATASADRLGSLTPALSHMVHMPSHIYLRTGNYSKGAAVNEDAVKSYKNVLQLFAPAAGADFLYVIHNLHMQTNHAIMSGNSKYAIESAKQTAASIPADYLLMEGALGNYIQYIYYTNILVDVRYARWDALLAMKQPPTKQVYSNVLYHFGKGMAYAHQQKLPDAKKEYGYLNDLLKDSTLSLPFAPFSPSIDGANVAANLLAGTIALAQKDNKAALEHFSKAVATEEQMVYNEPRDWLLNPKHYLGNAYLQQKDWKKAEEVLLSDLKNNNNNIWAMTGLHLAYLQQAKLKEIAALQQQLKSAIANTDIKINAPVL; encoded by the coding sequence ATGAAATTTCGGCTGCTGCTCCTTGCATTACCTGCTTTTGTTACTGCTTTACTTGCTGTGCAGTTTACTGATCGTTACCAAACAACCCGGCAAATTGCAAAACTAAAAAAATACAAACTGGAGAACAGCATTCGTTGCAGCCCCGATTGGGAAGCATTAAAAGATGCGCTGGAGGAAGTGGATATTCCACCAATTCCCGGCGCAGGTTCTTACAAGTGGAAGATCACTACCACAAACGATAGCGCACAATTCTATTTCAACCAGGGTATTAATATGTACTATGGCTTTCATATTATTGAAGCCATGGCATCGTTTAAAAAAGCAGAAAAATTTGATGCTACTTCCGCCATGATCCAGTGGGCGAAAGCATTGGCCTACGGACCTAACATCAACGATCTTGGTTATGCCGCCTCACCAGATGCATTAACTGCAGTTAATAAAGCGCTTGAACTTTCAGTTAATGGCACAGCTGTTGAAAAAGGATTGATTAATGCACAAGCCGTTCGCTATTCAGCTGATAGTACACAAACAAGAGAGCATCTTAATCAACTGTATGCAGACAAAATGCAAAAGTTGTATGAACAGTTTTCGTCATCGGCAGATGTTGCTGCTTTGTATGCTGATGCATTGATGCTCCAGCATCCCTGGGATCTTTGGTTCAGCAATGGCAAACCAAAAGAGTGGACACCACGAATACGTACAGTACTTGAAAAATTACTAGCTGTTGCTCCGCTCCATCCCGGCGCCAATCATTACTATATACATGTGATGGAACCTTCGCCGTATGCATCCCTTGCTACAGCAAGTGCCGACAGGTTAGGAAGTCTCACGCCTGCTTTATCGCACATGGTACATATGCCTTCGCATATTTATTTACGCACTGGCAACTACAGTAAAGGAGCTGCAGTGAATGAAGATGCAGTAAAGAGTTATAAAAATGTTTTGCAATTATTTGCTCCTGCAGCAGGTGCCGATTTTTTATATGTGATCCACAACCTGCATATGCAAACTAATCATGCCATCATGAGTGGCAATAGCAAGTATGCTATTGAAAGTGCCAAACAAACTGCTGCCAGCATACCTGCTGATTATTTACTGATGGAAGGAGCGCTTGGCAATTACATTCAATACATTTATTATACAAATATTTTGGTTGATGTACGTTATGCCCGTTGGGATGCACTACTGGCAATGAAACAGCCACCGACAAAACAGGTTTATTCAAATGTGCTGTATCATTTTGGAAAAGGAATGGCCTATGCACATCAGCAAAAACTACCTGATGCAAAGAAAGAATACGGTTATTTAAACGATCTCTTAAAAGACAGTACACTTTCATTGCCATTTGCACCTTTCTCTCCTTCCATTGATGGTGCTAATGTTGCTGCTAATTTGCTTGCCGGTACAATTGCACTTGCACAGAAGGATAATAAAGCTGCCCTTGAACACTTCAGCAAAGCAGTTGCAACAGAAGAACAAATGGTGTATAATGAACCAAGAGATTGGTTACTCAATCCAAAACATTATTTAGGTAATGCTTACCTGCAACAGAAAGATTGGAAAAAAGCAGAGGAAGTTTTGCTCAGCGATCTGAAGAACAACAACAATAACATCTGGGCCATGACGGGTTTACACCTGGCTTATCTTCAACAGGCAAAACTAAAAGAAATAGCTGCATTACAGCAGCAACTGAAATCGGCAATTGCCAATACCGATATAAAAATCAATGCACCTGTGCTTTAA
- a CDS encoding YkgJ family cysteine cluster protein: MRINHASKRNRLPLPQIISLTIHTSLPFIAEVANEKQEENLQFVNFLKERNSEEVDEEVQRLNQLIEPKIDCTSCGNCCKSLMVNITAEEADRAAARLQITREVFDERYVEKGSYELMIMNKMPCHFLANNACTIYEDRFAGCREFPALHLPQFTQRLFSVMMHYERCPIIFNVMEELKTTTGFQQKI; encoded by the coding sequence TTGCGTATCAATCATGCTTCAAAACGAAACCGCTTACCTTTACCGCAAATCATTTCATTGACCATTCACACATCACTCCCCTTTATTGCTGAAGTTGCAAATGAGAAACAGGAAGAAAACCTGCAGTTTGTTAATTTCTTAAAAGAACGCAACAGTGAGGAAGTTGATGAAGAAGTGCAACGGCTCAACCAACTTATTGAACCGAAGATCGACTGTACAAGTTGCGGCAACTGTTGCAAAAGTTTAATGGTGAATATTACAGCAGAAGAAGCCGACAGAGCTGCGGCACGTTTACAAATTACACGTGAAGTGTTTGATGAACGATATGTAGAAAAAGGAAGTTATGAACTGATGATCATGAATAAAATGCCCTGTCATTTTCTTGCCAACAATGCCTGCACGATTTATGAAGACAGGTTTGCAGGTTGCAGAGAGTTCCCTGCTTTACACCTGCCCCAATTTACGCAACGGCTATTTTCCGTAATGATGCATTATGAACGTTGTCCCATCATTTTTAATGTAATGGAAGAATTGAAAACCACAACCGGCTTTCAACAAAAAATATAG
- a CDS encoding PKD domain-containing protein → MSNAGPDKTIYLPNDSTILNGRNSVDPDGYIISWLWTKISGPGTPVIMQATDSICKVKKLAAGLHQFELKVTDNGSLWSNDTINIKVIDTATGTTTTNRPPIARAGQDQTIVLPLNSVTLDGSASTDPDNNIRTYLWRKISGPPLYNIQNANASKSLFSNLELGVYLLELTVTDSAALNSTDTIQVEVVNPLPPCTDCKVVFVSKRDGNPEIYKCNADGSNIIRLTNNAATDDHPVWSPDGKLIAFVSDRSGYSELYIMQADGSNVVQKTFLSRFCENPTWSPDGSKIAFASFHNGSMNIWMLDVASGATPLIFEAPGWDSQPSWSPDGLKIAISSDWAAYDLDYDLYYISIQNNNLPTFPVTSNLFDTLNYFHPSWSPDGRKLACAIVKTTGINSYSTQIGTMNFWGTEITTIATGASPFTKTSWSPDGYRIAYTSLASPGAPPNISWVAANGSSSGIIVTNGWNADW, encoded by the coding sequence GTGTCAAATGCCGGGCCCGATAAAACCATATACCTGCCCAATGATTCAACCATATTGAATGGTCGAAACTCCGTTGATCCTGATGGATATATTATCTCATGGCTATGGACAAAAATCTCCGGCCCGGGAACACCTGTTATTATGCAGGCAACAGATTCAATTTGTAAGGTTAAAAAGCTTGCAGCTGGCTTGCATCAATTTGAATTAAAAGTAACAGACAATGGAAGCTTATGGTCGAACGATACAATCAACATTAAAGTAATAGATACTGCAACCGGCACTACAACAACCAACAGGCCGCCAATAGCCAGGGCGGGGCAAGATCAAACGATCGTATTACCACTAAATTCTGTTACACTTGACGGATCAGCTTCAACTGACCCCGACAATAATATCCGTACTTATTTGTGGAGAAAAATTTCGGGCCCTCCATTATACAATATTCAAAATGCAAACGCTTCAAAATCTCTGTTCAGTAATCTTGAGCTGGGTGTTTATCTGTTGGAATTAACTGTCACCGATTCGGCTGCACTTAATTCAACAGATACAATACAAGTTGAAGTAGTTAATCCACTTCCGCCCTGTACCGATTGCAAGGTTGTATTCGTCAGTAAACGGGATGGTAACCCGGAAATTTATAAGTGTAATGCAGATGGATCCAATATCATCCGGCTTACCAACAATGCAGCAACTGATGATCATCCTGTTTGGTCACCTGATGGAAAACTCATTGCATTTGTAAGCGACCGGTCGGGATATAGCGAACTTTATATTATGCAGGCAGATGGCTCAAATGTTGTGCAAAAAACATTTCTCTCAAGATTTTGCGAAAACCCAACCTGGTCGCCCGATGGATCAAAAATCGCATTTGCCTCATTCCATAACGGCAGCATGAACATTTGGATGCTTGATGTTGCTTCGGGAGCAACTCCTTTAATTTTTGAAGCACCGGGTTGGGATAGCCAGCCAAGTTGGTCGCCAGATGGTTTAAAGATTGCGATCTCAAGTGATTGGGCAGCCTATGATCTTGATTACGACTTATACTATATTTCTATCCAAAATAATAATTTGCCCACATTTCCTGTCACCTCCAATCTCTTCGACACACTTAACTACTTTCATCCCAGTTGGTCGCCAGACGGGAGAAAGCTTGCATGTGCAATAGTCAAAACAACAGGCATTAATTCTTATAGTACCCAGATTGGCACGATGAATTTCTGGGGCACCGAAATCACCACTATTGCAACTGGCGCATCCCCCTTCACCAAAACTTCCTGGTCACCAGATGGATACAGGATTGCTTATACTTCCCTTGCATCTCCGGGAGCACCGCCGAATATTTCCTGGGTAGCAGCTAATGGATCATCTTCAGGAATTATTGTTACCAATGGATGGAATGCCGATTGGTAA
- a CDS encoding OmpA family protein, with translation MKPNCLLTALALMCIISVHAQNQQLKKPELISYNISFSDYRFPQLISDSTAGKAFNQGDWYKPGNKSFGVGFSYWRGLSQKIDASGTITGTFSNFPANFVKDDSIGQAKFSTQLNALLHIRAFKDKAPVNPFLTAGLGVGYFPGKIAVYAPLGVGLQFRFKAGSYFFMQAQWRKKLTDGINNDYLHYSFSFAQDNPFDRKKKVVEVPVVIPVEPVLPPDGDGDGFADANDKCPDVKGTLNGCPDTDGDGITDKDDQCPNDKGTLNGCPDSDNDGVADKDDKCKDLAGLARYDGCLIPDTDNDGVNDEEDKCPNEAGITANGGCPEIKQEIKQKIEFAAKNILFQFASDVLLKKSFISLNEVVKVLQDNPSLKLNIEAHADNAGTPERNMMWSERRAKAVADYFISKGIAPERITYKGYGDTKPIADNKTAKGRALNRRVEMKVDY, from the coding sequence ATGAAACCAAACTGCTTACTAACCGCTCTTGCACTGATGTGCATCATCAGTGTACATGCCCAGAATCAGCAACTGAAAAAACCCGAACTGATTTCGTACAACATCAGTTTTTCTGATTACCGTTTTCCTCAACTCATCAGCGATTCAACCGCCGGCAAAGCTTTCAACCAAGGCGACTGGTATAAACCAGGCAACAAATCATTTGGCGTTGGTTTCAGTTACTGGCGTGGACTCTCACAAAAGATAGATGCTTCAGGCACGATCACAGGAACTTTCTCCAACTTCCCTGCCAACTTTGTAAAAGATGATTCAATTGGCCAGGCAAAGTTCAGTACACAACTAAATGCGTTGCTGCATATAAGAGCTTTTAAAGACAAGGCTCCTGTAAATCCATTTTTAACAGCAGGGTTAGGTGTTGGCTACTTCCCCGGAAAGATCGCTGTTTATGCACCATTAGGCGTTGGCTTGCAATTCCGTTTTAAAGCAGGTTCTTATTTCTTCATGCAGGCACAATGGCGAAAGAAATTAACGGATGGCATTAATAACGATTACCTGCATTACAGTTTCAGTTTTGCACAAGACAACCCGTTTGACCGAAAGAAAAAAGTGGTAGAAGTTCCTGTTGTGATTCCGGTTGAACCTGTATTACCGCCAGACGGAGATGGCGATGGATTTGCAGATGCAAATGATAAATGTCCTGATGTGAAAGGAACACTCAATGGCTGTCCTGATACTGATGGCGATGGAATAACTGATAAAGATGATCAATGCCCGAACGATAAAGGCACATTGAACGGATGCCCCGACAGTGACAATGATGGCGTGGCTGACAAAGATGATAAGTGTAAAGACTTGGCTGGTCTTGCCCGTTATGACGGATGTTTAATTCCTGATACGGATAATGATGGTGTGAATGATGAAGAAGATAAATGCCCCAATGAAGCCGGCATTACTGCCAACGGTGGTTGCCCTGAAATAAAACAAGAGATCAAACAGAAAATAGAATTTGCTGCCAAGAATATTCTCTTTCAGTTTGCAAGTGATGTGCTGCTGAAAAAATCATTTATCTCTTTGAATGAAGTGGTGAAAGTTTTACAGGATAACCCATCTTTAAAACTGAACATTGAAGCACATGCAGACAATGCAGGCACTCCTGAACGAAATATGATGTGGAGCGAACGCAGAGCAAAAGCTGTTGCTGATTACTTTATTAGCAAAGGCATTGCTCCTGAACGCATCACTTACAAAGGCTACGGCGATACCAAACCAATAGCCGACAATAAAACAGCAAAAGGAAGAGCATTGAACAGAAGAGTTGAAATGAAAGTTGATTATTGA